One Nostoc punctiforme PCC 73102 DNA window includes the following coding sequences:
- a CDS encoding dihydroorotase yields MSSPQILLIRRACIVLPNGEMMIGDVLTRDRQIVEVAPEISQTAVVTEIDAEGLTLLPGVIDPQVHFREPGLEHKEDLFTASCACAKGGVTSFLEMPNTRPLTTTQQALDDKLERASQKSLVNYGFFIGATAENLPDLLLAKPTPGIKIFMGSMHGQLLVDGETTLETIFAKGDRLIAVHAEDQARINQRRQEFANIHDPAVHSQIQDNQAALLATQLVLKLSQKYHRRLHILHMSTAEEADLLRQEKPSWVTAEVTPQHLVLNTSAYEKIGTLAQMNPPLRSPHDNEVLWQALRDGVIDFIATDHAPHTLEEKAQEYPNSPSGMPGVETSLALMLTAAMEGKCTVSQVVNWMSKNVAVAYGIPNKGVIAPGYDADLVLVDLNTYRPVRREELLTKCHWSPFEGWNLTGWATTTIVGGEIVYDKGQVNTQVRGQALTFL; encoded by the coding sequence ATGTCATCTCCACAAATTTTACTGATCCGTCGCGCCTGCATAGTCCTACCCAATGGTGAAATGATGATTGGGGATGTGTTGACCCGTGATCGCCAAATAGTCGAAGTTGCGCCAGAAATCTCCCAAACAGCAGTAGTCACTGAAATTGACGCAGAAGGGTTAACTTTGTTGCCGGGAGTGATCGATCCGCAGGTACATTTCCGGGAACCTGGCTTAGAACACAAGGAAGATTTATTCACCGCTAGTTGTGCCTGCGCTAAAGGTGGAGTCACTTCTTTTTTAGAAATGCCTAATACGCGCCCCCTAACAACGACACAGCAAGCTTTGGACGACAAGCTAGAACGGGCCTCACAAAAGTCCTTGGTTAATTATGGCTTTTTTATTGGGGCAACAGCAGAGAATCTTCCAGACTTGCTTTTGGCCAAGCCCACACCAGGAATTAAGATTTTCATGGGGTCGATGCACGGTCAATTGCTAGTTGATGGTGAAACAACATTGGAGACGATATTTGCTAAAGGCGATCGCTTGATTGCTGTTCATGCCGAAGACCAAGCTAGAATCAACCAACGTCGCCAAGAATTTGCCAACATTCACGATCCAGCCGTTCACTCGCAAATTCAAGATAATCAAGCGGCTTTGTTGGCAACCCAACTGGTATTAAAACTTTCTCAAAAATATCACCGTCGTCTGCATATTCTTCACATGTCAACAGCCGAAGAAGCAGATTTACTGCGTCAGGAGAAACCTAGTTGGGTGACAGCAGAGGTAACGCCACAGCATTTGGTGTTGAACACCAGTGCTTATGAAAAGATTGGTACTTTAGCACAGATGAATCCACCTTTGCGATCGCCCCACGATAACGAAGTCCTTTGGCAAGCTTTACGCGATGGCGTGATTGATTTCATCGCTACAGATCACGCACCCCACACCTTAGAAGAAAAAGCTCAAGAATACCCCAATAGTCCTTCAGGAATGCCTGGGGTGGAAACTTCCCTAGCTTTGATGTTAACTGCGGCGATGGAGGGAAAGTGTACTGTTTCCCAAGTTGTCAACTGGATGTCTAAGAATGTAGCTGTGGCTTATGGTATTCCCAATAAAGGAGTGATCGCACCTGGTTATGATGCCGATTTAGTGCTTGTAGATTTAAATACATACCGTCCAGTCCGGCGCGAGGAACTTTTAACCAAATGCCATTGGAGCCCCTTTGAAGGCTGGAACCTCACCGGCTGGGCTACAACAACCATTGTCGGCGGTGAAATAGTTTATGACAAAGGCCAGGTAAATACGCAAGTCCGGGGTCAAGCTTTAACTTTCTTGTAG
- a CDS encoding MOSC domain-containing protein translates to MPYLAKILLYPVKSLDGVEVEKVGVLASGALQHDREFAIFDERGKFVNGKRHAKIHLLRVQFALFNRTISLQIPGGNSQQVFHLDEERQALEATLSNYFEFAVTLRQNSLMGFPDDTHSPGPTVISTATLTEVASWFPGLSVDEIRRRMRANIEIDGVPAFWEDRLFSEQGDLVSFRVGDVDFFGANPCQRCIVPTRDSYSGEAYPSFQKIFATQRQATLPNWVASSPFNHFYRLSVNTQLPISSAGKILQIGDGVDIFP, encoded by the coding sequence ATGCCTTACCTAGCCAAGATTCTACTGTATCCAGTAAAATCACTGGATGGTGTTGAAGTTGAAAAGGTTGGAGTTCTTGCCAGTGGCGCACTACAGCATGACCGCGAGTTTGCCATCTTTGACGAACGAGGTAAATTTGTCAATGGCAAGCGTCATGCTAAAATCCATCTACTAAGGGTGCAATTTGCACTTTTCAATAGAACTATTTCGCTACAAATCCCAGGCGGCAACTCACAACAAGTTTTTCATCTGGATGAGGAACGGCAAGCCCTAGAAGCAACTTTGAGTAATTATTTTGAGTTTGCTGTTACATTAAGGCAAAACTCTCTAATGGGCTTTCCTGACGATACACACTCGCCAGGCCCAACAGTAATTAGTACAGCAACTTTGACAGAAGTAGCTTCTTGGTTTCCAGGTTTAAGTGTAGATGAAATACGCCGCCGGATGCGTGCCAATATCGAGATTGACGGTGTACCAGCATTTTGGGAAGATCGGCTATTTAGCGAACAAGGTGATTTAGTCTCCTTTCGAGTTGGAGATGTAGATTTTTTTGGGGCTAATCCATGCCAGCGTTGTATAGTTCCAACACGCGATTCTTACTCAGGCGAAGCTTACCCAAGCTTTCAAAAAATCTTTGCAACCCAGCGACAAGCAACTCTGCCTAATTGGGTTGCTTCATCGCCTTTTAATCACTTTTACAGATTGAGTGTTAATACCCAATTGCCTATATCCTCAGCCGGAAAAATTTTACAAATCGGCGATGGAGTTGACATATTTCCATAA
- a CDS encoding GGDEF domain-containing response regulator gives MNYEHLDPNKKDILIVDDMADNLRVLSSILAREGYNVRKALNWQMALTATQTVLPDLILLDIMMPEVDGYEICQAFKAWELTADIPVIFISALDDVFDKVKAFRVGGVDYITKPFEFQEVLVRVKNQLALRSARLEILKLNVELEHRVTQRTEELEKALQKLQKEINSRQKLQSKLLDIALHDSLTGLPNRVLFMRRLDNALNRAKQESSYQFAVLFLDCDRFKVVNDSLGHLVGDELLISIARRLQACLIPIDTLARLGGDEFGILLEKITDINIAIQVADRILQQLSLAFKLSRYEVFMNASIGISWGNKDYDRPEYLLRDADTAMYRAKAQGRAKYHVFNPAMHQEAIQLLELENDLRRAVERQEFLVYYQPIVSLITGKISGFEALVRWQHPTRGLVSPTEFIPVAEETGLINAINTWVLQSACHQLSIWQHQPVTPEPLTISVNLSARLFLQPNFVEQIDRIIYETKINPTYLELEITESVIMENTNAIKIIFQQLKQRSIKLVMDDFGTGYSSLSYLHSFPLNALKIDKSFVKRMQDNKENMGLVPAMIGIANSMGMSAIAEGVETEEQLAQLRSLNCNFAQGFLFSEPIEQQLVIKLLAVAPQW, from the coding sequence ATGAATTACGAGCATTTAGACCCTAATAAAAAAGATATTTTGATCGTTGACGATATGGCGGACAACCTGCGGGTTTTATCCTCAATATTGGCAAGGGAAGGGTATAACGTTCGTAAAGCCTTGAACTGGCAAATGGCACTGACAGCAACTCAAACAGTATTGCCGGATCTGATTTTGCTCGATATTATGATGCCAGAAGTAGATGGCTATGAAATTTGTCAGGCATTTAAAGCTTGGGAGCTAACAGCCGATATTCCGGTGATTTTTATTAGCGCTTTAGATGATGTTTTTGACAAAGTTAAAGCCTTTAGGGTAGGTGGTGTAGACTACATCACCAAACCTTTTGAGTTTCAAGAAGTTTTAGTGCGTGTAAAAAATCAACTGGCATTGAGGTCAGCGCGATTAGAAATATTGAAACTAAATGTGGAACTGGAACATCGGGTAACACAGCGAACCGAGGAGCTAGAAAAAGCTCTCCAAAAACTTCAAAAAGAAATCAATTCCCGCCAAAAACTACAAAGTAAACTATTAGATATAGCGCTGCATGATTCGCTGACTGGATTACCAAATCGAGTGTTGTTTATGAGAAGACTAGACAATGCTCTAAATCGAGCAAAACAAGAATCTAGTTATCAGTTTGCAGTACTTTTTTTAGACTGCGATCGCTTCAAAGTTGTCAACGATTCTCTTGGTCATCTGGTGGGAGATGAATTGCTGATTTCTATCGCTCGTCGCCTGCAAGCGTGTCTCATACCTATTGATACTCTAGCACGATTGGGTGGTGATGAATTTGGAATTCTCTTAGAAAAGATTACGGATATCAATATAGCAATCCAAGTTGCCGATAGGATTCTGCAACAGCTATCACTTGCTTTTAAACTATCAAGATATGAAGTCTTTATGAATGCCAGTATTGGCATTAGTTGGGGCAATAAAGATTACGATCGCCCAGAGTATTTGCTGCGGGATGCTGATACGGCAATGTATCGGGCTAAGGCTCAAGGAAGAGCTAAATATCATGTTTTCAATCCAGCGATGCATCAGGAAGCTATTCAGCTTTTAGAATTAGAGAATGATCTCCGAAGGGCTGTTGAAAGGCAAGAATTCCTCGTTTATTATCAGCCAATTGTTTCTTTAATTACAGGTAAAATTTCTGGATTTGAAGCATTGGTGCGCTGGCAACATCCAACTCGTGGTCTAGTTTCTCCTACAGAATTTATTCCTGTAGCAGAAGAAACAGGTTTGATTAATGCCATCAATACTTGGGTATTACAGTCAGCTTGTCATCAACTAAGCATCTGGCAACATCAGCCAGTGACACCAGAACCTCTAACGATTAGTGTCAATTTGAGTGCTAGGTTATTTTTACAACCCAATTTTGTAGAACAAATTGACCGAATTATTTATGAAACTAAAATAAATCCTACATATTTAGAATTAGAAATAACAGAAAGTGTAATTATGGAAAATACTAATGCAATTAAGATAATTTTTCAACAACTAAAACAGCGAAGTATAAAGTTGGTTATGGATGACTTTGGTACAGGATATTCTTCTTTAAGTTACCTGCACAGCTTTCCTTTAAATGCACTCAAAATTGATAAATCTTTTGTCAAACGTATGCAGGATAATAAAGAAAATATGGGGCTAGTACCAGCAATGATTGGCATTGCCAATTCAATGGGCATGAGTGCGATCGCTGAAGGTGTCGAAACAGAAGAACAATTAGCCCAGTTGAGAAGCCTAAATTGTAATTTCGCTCAAGGATTTCTGTTTTCTGAACCCATAGAACAACAATTGGTTATTAAGTTGCTTGCCGTAGCACCTCAATGGTAG
- the lepB gene encoding signal peptidase I, protein MQNQVSDNNSSQQPDNSWIAELGRTIVLSIVLALGIRTFVAEARWIPSGSMEPTLHGTPNQWEADKIIVDKLKYKFADPQRGDIVVFSPTKELQKEQYQDAFIKRVIGLPGEKVQLKDGKVYINNKPLPEGNYLAPSQSTVINVCQSGPQPPFLEKPQTIPDDSYLVLGDNRNNSYDGRCWGVVPRQNIIGRAVVRFWPLNHIGGIDKVPPYSQTSP, encoded by the coding sequence ATGCAAAATCAAGTGTCTGATAACAACTCTAGTCAACAACCTGATAATTCCTGGATCGCAGAGCTAGGTAGAACAATTGTATTGAGTATTGTTCTAGCTCTGGGAATTCGTACCTTTGTTGCTGAAGCACGCTGGATCCCTTCTGGGTCAATGGAACCAACTCTGCATGGTACGCCAAACCAGTGGGAAGCAGACAAAATCATTGTCGATAAGTTGAAATATAAATTTGCTGACCCGCAGCGTGGAGATATCGTAGTATTTTCACCCACTAAAGAGTTACAAAAAGAACAATATCAGGATGCTTTTATTAAAAGAGTAATTGGCTTACCTGGAGAAAAAGTACAACTCAAAGATGGCAAGGTCTATATTAACAACAAACCCCTGCCAGAAGGTAATTATCTCGCTCCTAGCCAAAGCACAGTTATTAATGTTTGCCAATCAGGGCCACAGCCACCTTTTTTGGAAAAACCCCAAACTATACCAGATGATTCATACTTAGTATTAGGTGACAATCGTAATAATAGTTATGATGGACGCTGTTGGGGTGTTGTCCCTCGCCAGAATATTATTGGACGGGCTGTAGTTCGCTTTTGGCCTCTAAATCATATTGGAGGAATAGATAAAGTACCACCATATTCACAAACAAGTCCATAA
- a CDS encoding patatin-like phospholipase family protein codes for MSFKILALDGGGIRGVIAARILKQVEQEIINQGKGNFLHEYFDLIAGTSTGSILTGGIAVGKTSDELIKLYRDRGKDIFPPNRKELYKNLPSIIKSILDVFSTSKYSHDGIISVLKDSYKYTRIKDIEKPIILILAYDTLYRNTTFFTNCHPDLGDRWYDDCCLWEICTASASAPTFFPPYKLEPRDKEKFGDWEFPHIDGGVSANNPCLAALSLAMRVSQSSVSPEIKQKYKLNNLRLEDISILSIGTGQTGEPYQYKQISKWKGLDWVQNLTNIFMEPTSEIDSTICRQIMGGYESKRYLRLQFELNETFKPKPKETYKDPRIVLHPEDRKNRFTGKKVTQEIDNSSPEIIQQLIDTTSAFIDQGLTYYTRDDSGLPIKKAIASFIREN; via the coding sequence ATGTCCTTCAAAATTTTAGCTTTAGATGGTGGCGGTATTCGGGGAGTTATTGCAGCCCGAATTCTTAAACAAGTAGAACAAGAAATTATAAATCAGGGTAAAGGCAACTTCTTACACGAATACTTTGACCTCATTGCTGGCACTTCTACTGGTTCAATATTGACAGGGGGGATTGCTGTAGGAAAGACAAGTGATGAACTTATTAAACTGTATAGAGATAGAGGTAAAGATATCTTTCCGCCGAATAGAAAAGAACTCTATAAAAACTTACCGTCAATCATCAAATCAATTCTTGATGTATTTTCAACATCTAAATATTCTCATGATGGAATTATTAGTGTCCTCAAAGATTCTTATAAATACACAAGAATAAAAGATATTGAAAAACCTATTATCTTGATTCTGGCTTACGATACGCTATATCGTAATACAACCTTTTTTACAAACTGTCATCCCGATCTAGGAGATAGATGGTACGATGACTGTTGTTTATGGGAGATATGTACCGCTTCTGCCTCAGCACCTACTTTTTTCCCACCATATAAATTAGAACCTAGAGATAAAGAAAAGTTTGGTGATTGGGAATTTCCACACATTGATGGAGGAGTTTCTGCTAACAATCCCTGTCTCGCAGCTTTGAGTTTAGCTATGAGGGTCAGTCAGTCTTCAGTGTCTCCAGAAATAAAGCAAAAATATAAACTAAATAATCTGCGATTGGAAGATATTTCTATCCTTTCTATTGGCACAGGTCAAACTGGTGAACCATATCAATATAAACAAATAAGTAAATGGAAAGGCTTAGACTGGGTACAAAATCTGACTAATATCTTTATGGAACCTACATCGGAGATTGATAGCACAATTTGCCGACAAATCATGGGTGGATACGAGTCTAAGCGTTACTTACGTCTTCAGTTTGAATTAAATGAGACATTCAAACCTAAGCCAAAAGAAACTTATAAAGATCCTCGTATTGTATTACATCCAGAAGATCGAAAAAACCGATTTACAGGTAAAAAAGTTACTCAAGAAATAGATAATAGTAGTCCAGAGATTATTCAGCAGTTAATAGATACTACCTCGGCATTCATCGATCAAGGTCTTACGTACTATACCAGAGATGACTCTGGCTTACCGATAAAAAAGGCGATCGCTTCTTTCATTAGAGAAAACTAG
- a CDS encoding hybrid sensor histidine kinase/response regulator, protein MHFNQTNHHKKNILVVDDTPDNLRLLSAMLTAQGFEVRKALNGKMALTACQMVLPDVILLDINMPGMDGYQVCQQLKADDKTCEVPVIFISALDDVVDKVKAFDVGGVDYIAKPFHGAEVVLRIENQINLRLLQVRLQEKNFLLQEALDNLKSAQVQQIQNEKMVALGQLVAGLAHEINNPISFIYGNLQYAGQYVQDLVNLIEVYQQEYPKPTPKIQQISQDVDLNFMIKDLQNLIGAMYRGSDRIREIVLALQHFSRHDEAEMKRVNIHEDIENTLVMLQYRLREAADRPAIIVVKDYGNLPLVTCYASELNQVFMHLLNNAIDAIEEKVGNQSFNPYSLIPLDGSRSTWEDTPVPALGETSKPQWLFPTPQIRIHTEVTDLNTIKIAIADNGPGIEESLRSRLFDPFFTTKPVGKGSGLGLSISYQIIVQKHRGNITCTSSVGQGAEFAIEIPIGQPEH, encoded by the coding sequence ATGCATTTCAATCAAACTAACCATCATAAAAAAAATATTTTGGTGGTCGATGATACCCCAGATAATTTGAGGCTTTTATCGGCAATGTTGACTGCACAAGGTTTTGAAGTTCGCAAAGCTTTAAACGGTAAAATGGCACTCACTGCATGTCAAATGGTTTTGCCGGATGTGATTTTGCTGGATATCAATATGCCAGGGATGGATGGCTATCAAGTTTGTCAACAACTGAAGGCTGACGATAAAACTTGTGAAGTCCCAGTGATTTTTATCAGCGCCCTGGATGATGTTGTAGATAAAGTAAAAGCTTTTGATGTTGGTGGTGTAGATTATATTGCCAAACCTTTTCATGGGGCAGAGGTTGTGTTGCGAATTGAAAATCAGATTAATTTACGTTTGCTCCAAGTTAGACTGCAAGAAAAAAACTTTTTATTACAAGAAGCTCTTGATAACTTAAAATCTGCTCAAGTTCAACAGATTCAGAACGAAAAGATGGTGGCGCTGGGGCAGTTAGTGGCTGGGCTGGCTCATGAAATTAATAATCCCATCAGTTTTATTTATGGTAATCTCCAATATGCTGGTCAATATGTGCAAGACCTAGTAAATCTAATTGAAGTTTATCAACAGGAATATCCTAAACCTACGCCAAAAATTCAGCAAATATCCCAAGATGTAGACCTAAATTTTATGATTAAGGATCTACAAAACCTCATAGGTGCAATGTATAGAGGCTCCGATCGCATTCGGGAAATTGTGCTGGCGCTACAACACTTTTCTCGTCATGACGAAGCAGAGATGAAGCGGGTAAATATCCATGAAGATATCGAAAACACTTTGGTGATGTTACAATATCGACTCAGGGAAGCAGCAGACCGTCCCGCAATTATTGTAGTGAAAGATTATGGTAACTTGCCCCTAGTTACTTGTTATGCGAGTGAACTAAACCAAGTATTTATGCATTTATTGAATAATGCTATCGATGCAATAGAAGAGAAAGTGGGGAATCAATCTTTTAATCCTTATTCCCTAATACCACTTGACGGGAGTCGCTCTACGTGGGAGGACACGCCAGTTCCTGCACTTGGAGAAACCTCAAAACCGCAGTGGCTCTTCCCTACTCCCCAGATTAGGATTCACACAGAGGTGACAGACTTAAATACGATCAAAATTGCGATCGCAGATAATGGTCCTGGTATAGAAGAGTCGTTGCGATCGCGTTTATTTGACCCATTTTTTACCACAAAACCTGTGGGCAAAGGTAGTGGGCTAGGATTATCTATTAGCTATCAAATTATCGTCCAAAAACACCGAGGAAATATTACCTGCACTTCTTCTGTTGGGCAAGGAGCAGAGTTTGCGATCGAAATTCCCATTGGGCAACCTGAGCATTAG
- a CDS encoding ATP-binding protein, translated as MLSKLQSVKSLNCLVGRVYARMPLKYVLIVPFILQICGAVALVGYLSYQNGQKAVRELASQLENEICDRIEQHLNNYLTTPKQINQINLDAVELGMLNLSDFKTTGNYFWKQMQVFNVGYNSFANPKGEFIGIERLDNGKLLVNEVSQQHGIGKLYIYDSDLKGNRRQLQQVKDYDPRVEAWYADAVKAGKPVWSQIYQWEDKPEVLSISSSYPVYNKNHQLIGVISVDLILSQISNFLTKLNTEQSGKTFILERSGLIVASSTEPPYTIINGQIKRRSALESRNSLIRLTTQSLIERFGSLGFVVGKQQLIFSADGMRYFVQVKSWKDELGLDWLIVAVIPEGEFMEQINENTRITVLLCIVAFLVATRIGILTARWVIKPILQLNTSAKKIAQGEWEQTPEIQRSDELGELAESFETMAKQLQASFSVLEAKNAQMQVLNEALSESQSRLTQFLEAMPVGVFIIDAEGKPYYINHIGQQILDRGAMSKDKPFSTRGCANGFGGSQDARGLANATLTTGTAKTATPSPLRVYAEVSGEQLSEVYQAYLAGTDRLYPSDRLPILRALLGESTRIDDMEVRHIDKIIPIEVLGKPIYDESGNLTFAMATFFDITQRKQAENLLAEYNRTLEAQVKKRTEEFQQVIEQLQATQEELIQSQKIAAQEQQAAVREAARSAAANLAKSEFLANMSHELRTPLNAILGFTQVMSQDYSLSSEHQENLAIINRAGEHLLNLINDILEMSKIEAGRITLNRSSFDLIHLLNNLEEMLYLRAASKSLQLVFEYAHDIPQYIETDENKLFQVLLNLLGNAIKFTDIGGVTLRLRWEQEEENLSYNPRLFFEVQDTGCGITPQEIGLLFEAFEQTEIGRKSQQGTGLGLAISRKYVQLMGGDITVSSTPGMGSTFAFDIQIGLACPREMPINQIKSQILSLAPTEKAYRILVVDDAKESRLLLVKILTSLGFEVREATDGVEAVSNWESWQPHLIFMDMRMPIMDGYEATRIIKGKQVGYETANRLRRFPKFKQLTSSGSQYFNGGLSNSGDYEVLKTVYKASPTPEVAGVMEHNRDASGAAILRSPKALAPCFDLLETGQGCLNKHTIVIALTASAFEEERQKILSIGCDDFIRKPFTQEVLLEKLSQHLGVKYTNQVEKPNTAVAEQATQIFVSFAELLSHLSQMSPEWLQKIHYAAASCSDELILELIKQISSDNVQVSQVLRDLANNYQFEKIMELTRTNVE; from the coding sequence ATGTTATCCAAACTTCAGTCCGTCAAATCTCTTAATTGCTTAGTTGGCAGAGTTTACGCCAGGATGCCCCTAAAGTATGTTCTGATTGTCCCCTTTATATTGCAAATTTGCGGGGCAGTGGCACTTGTGGGCTATCTTTCGTATCAAAACGGACAAAAGGCGGTAAGAGAGCTTGCTAGTCAATTAGAAAATGAAATCTGCGATCGCATTGAACAGCATCTTAATAACTATTTAACAACTCCGAAGCAAATAAATCAAATTAACTTAGATGCGGTTGAGCTAGGGATGCTCAACCTGTCTGACTTTAAAACTACCGGAAATTACTTTTGGAAACAAATGCAGGTTTTCAATGTTGGCTACAACAGCTTTGCCAACCCCAAAGGGGAATTTATCGGTATTGAACGTTTAGATAATGGCAAGCTGTTGGTTAATGAAGTTAGTCAGCAGCATGGTATTGGGAAACTTTATATTTATGATTCAGACTTGAAGGGAAATCGTCGTCAGCTTCAGCAAGTTAAAGATTACGATCCTCGTGTAGAAGCGTGGTATGCAGATGCAGTCAAGGCAGGCAAACCAGTTTGGAGTCAAATTTATCAATGGGAAGATAAACCAGAAGTTTTATCTATATCTTCCAGCTATCCTGTTTACAATAAAAATCATCAGCTTATTGGGGTGATTAGTGTTGATTTAATCTTGTCACAAATCAGCAACTTTTTAACGAAATTAAACACCGAACAATCGGGTAAAACTTTTATTTTAGAGCGTTCTGGGTTAATAGTGGCTTCTTCTACCGAACCACCATATACCATCATTAATGGTCAAATAAAACGTCGCTCGGCATTAGAAAGTCGAAACTCTTTAATTAGGCTCACAACCCAGTCTTTGATCGAACGCTTTGGCAGTCTTGGGTTTGTTGTGGGGAAGCAACAGCTAATTTTTAGCGCCGATGGAATGCGTTATTTTGTACAAGTAAAAAGTTGGAAGGATGAACTGGGTTTAGATTGGCTAATCGTGGCGGTGATTCCTGAAGGCGAATTTATGGAGCAAATTAATGAGAACACTCGCATTACCGTTTTGCTGTGCATAGTTGCTTTTTTAGTAGCTACAAGAATCGGGATTTTAACTGCTCGCTGGGTAATTAAGCCGATTTTACAATTAAACACATCAGCGAAGAAAATTGCTCAAGGTGAATGGGAGCAAACCCCAGAAATTCAGCGCTCCGATGAATTGGGGGAACTAGCCGAGTCATTTGAAACTATGGCAAAGCAACTGCAAGCATCCTTCAGTGTTTTGGAGGCAAAGAATGCTCAAATGCAAGTTTTAAATGAAGCTTTATCTGAAAGTCAGAGTCGGCTAACTCAATTTTTAGAAGCTATGCCAGTGGGTGTATTTATTATAGATGCTGAAGGTAAACCTTATTACATAAATCATATTGGGCAGCAAATTCTTGATCGAGGAGCGATGTCTAAGGACAAGCCCTTCTCTACGAGAGGCTGCGCCAACGGGTTCGGGGGGTCGCAAGACGCTCGAGGACTCGCTAACGCTACGCTAACGACGGGAACCGCCAAGACTGCGACCCCCTCACCGCTACGCGTCTACGCAGAAGTGAGCGGCGAACAATTGTCAGAGGTATATCAAGCTTACCTTGCCGGCACAGATCGACTTTACCCCAGCGATCGCCTACCAATTTTGAGAGCATTGCTTGGGGAAAGTACCAGGATTGATGATATGGAAGTTCGCCATATTGACAAGATTATTCCCATTGAAGTTTTGGGCAAGCCCATCTATGATGAATCGGGAAATTTGACTTTTGCGATGGCTACCTTTTTTGATATCACCCAACGCAAACAAGCAGAAAACTTATTAGCAGAATATAATCGCACCTTAGAAGCTCAAGTCAAAAAACGTACTGAAGAGTTCCAGCAAGTGATTGAGCAACTGCAAGCCACCCAAGAAGAACTAATTCAATCACAAAAAATCGCTGCCCAAGAACAGCAAGCAGCCGTTCGCGAAGCAGCGCGAAGCGCCGCCGCCAACCTCGCCAAAAGCGAATTCCTTGCGAACATGAGCCACGAACTGCGTACTCCACTCAACGCCATTCTTGGTTTCACCCAAGTTATGAGCCAAGATTATTCGCTATCTAGCGAACATCAAGAAAATTTGGCAATTATTAATCGTGCTGGCGAACATCTACTTAACTTAATTAACGACATTCTAGAAATGTCTAAAATCGAAGCTGGGAGAATCACATTAAATCGCAGTAGCTTTGACTTAATTCATCTATTGAATAACTTAGAAGAGATGCTGTATTTGCGTGCTGCATCTAAAAGCTTACAACTAGTATTTGAGTATGCACACGACATTCCTCAGTACATAGAAACCGATGAAAATAAACTATTTCAAGTCTTGCTCAACCTCTTGGGGAATGCCATCAAATTTACTGATATTGGCGGAGTAACTCTACGGCTGAGATGGGAGCAGGAAGAGGAAAATCTTTCTTATAACCCTCGCCTCTTTTTCGAGGTACAAGACACTGGTTGCGGTATTACTCCACAAGAAATTGGCTTGCTGTTTGAGGCTTTTGAGCAAACCGAAATCGGTAGAAAATCTCAACAGGGAACAGGACTAGGTTTAGCAATTAGCCGTAAATACGTGCAACTGATGGGGGGAGACATTACAGTCAGCAGTACTCCTGGTATGGGTAGTACATTTGCCTTTGATATTCAAATTGGTTTAGCTTGTCCGAGGGAAATGCCGATAAACCAAATTAAATCTCAAATTCTATCTTTAGCGCCGACTGAAAAAGCATACCGCATCTTAGTGGTTGATGATGCTAAAGAAAGCCGTTTACTGCTAGTTAAAATTCTGACATCTCTGGGCTTTGAAGTCAGGGAAGCTACAGATGGTGTGGAAGCAGTTAGTAATTGGGAATCTTGGCAACCACACTTAATTTTTATGGATATGCGAATGCCGATCATGGACGGCTACGAAGCTACAAGAATAATTAAAGGTAAACAAGTAGGGTATGAGACAGCCAATAGATTGCGGAGGTTCCCAAAATTTAAACAACTGACATCATCGGGGAGTCAGTACTTTAACGGTGGGTTAAGCAATTCAGGTGACTATGAGGTTCTCAAAACTGTATACAAAGCCTCTCCCACGCCAGAAGTAGCTGGTGTCATGGAACACAATCGTGATGCTTCTGGTGCGGCTATTTTGCGATCGCCAAAAGCCCTAGCTCCCTGTTTCGACTTGCTGGAGACGGGGCAGGGTTGTTTGAATAAACACACGATCGTTATTGCCCTAACTGCTAGCGCCTTTGAAGAAGAACGTCAGAAAATTTTATCTATTGGCTGTGATGATTTTATTCGCAAGCCATTCACACAGGAAGTATTATTGGAAAAACTGAGCCAACATCTGGGTGTAAAGTATACCAATCAAGTAGAAAAGCCAAATACAGCAGTTGCCGAGCAAGCTACACAGATATTTGTCAGTTTTGCTGAACTCCTGAGTCATTTATCACAAATGTCACCTGAGTGGCTGCAAAAGATCCACTATGCCGCAGCCAGCTGTAGCGATGAACTGATTTTAGAGTTAATCAAGCAAATTTCCTCAGATAATGTTCAGGTATCGCAAGTTCTCAGGGATTTAGCAAATAACTACCAGTTTGAGAAAATTATGGAATTGACTAGAACGAACGTAGAATGA